The genomic interval GCATCAACGAACTGGAGAACATCCGCTCCTTCCTTACGGGAACTGCCCTAACCGTAGTCTTGGATGCTATCTTCTCTGTCATCTACATTGCGGTGATGGTCATCTACAGCTGGTTGCTCACTATCGTAGCACTTGCAACAGTACCCCTATTTGCCCTGCTCACATATATCTTTGCTCCCATCATCCGCAGCCAAACCAGAACCAAAGCAGAACGCAATGCCGAAACTCAATCCTATCTTGTGGAGGTAGTATCTGGCATTCAAACTGTCAAAGCACAGAACATCGAACTCAATTCCCGATGGCAGTGGCAAACCCGTTACGCACGTTACATTAGTGCTTCTTTTGAGAACGTGCTGACGAGCAATACCGCAAGTTCCCTCAGTAACTTCCTCAACAAACTCTCTAGCTTACTGTTGCTGTGGGTTGGTGCTTTTCTAGTACTTGAAGGTCAACTCACTTTGGGAGAATTAATCGCATTTCGTATTATTGCAGGTTATGTCACCAGTCCTTTGTTACGATTGATACAACTGTGGCAGAACTTCCAAGAAACGGCATTATCCCTAGAACGGCTTGCTGATATTCTAGATAATCCTACTGAAAGCGAGATAGCAGGGCGTAACAATATTCCAATGCCAGCAATGACTGGAGCTATCAAGTACGAAAATGTGACCTTCAGCTTTAGCAAGAGTCCCAATCCCCAATTGGTCAATATCAATCTAGATATTAGTGCTGGTACTTTTGTTGGAGTGGTGGGACCTAGTGGTGCTGGCAAAAGTACGCTCACCAAACTCATACCCCGCTTGTACGAACTCGATTCCGGTCGGATTAAAATTGACGGCTACGACATCAATAAGGTCGAACTTTACTCCTTACGCCGTCAAATTGGCATGGTGCTGCAAGATACCTTACTCTTCGATACGACAGTACAAGAAAATATTGCCCTAACTATGCCAGATGCCACTCCAGAAGAGATTGTAGAAGCAGCCAAGATTGCTTGCGCTCATGACTTTATCATGAATTTACCCAACGGTTATGAAACCCGTGTTGGGGAGAGGGGTTCTGCTCTATCCGGTGGACAGAGACAACGGATTGCGATCGCTCGTACAGTACTGCAAAACCCACCATTATTGATTCTAGATGAAGCGACCAGTGCTTTGGATTACGACACCGAACGCCAAGTGTGCTTGAATCTAGCACAAGCATTCAAGGGAAGAACAGTATTTTTCATCACCCATCGTCTTGCTACTATCCGTAGTGCCGATGTCATTTTGATGATGAGTCAGGGTTCGGTTGTGGAACAAGGAACCCATGCAGAACTGATGGCGATGATGGGACGTTACTACTGCTTGTACCAACAGCAAGAAGCACAAGGGTGATGGGGGATGTGGTTCTCCAAAGCTCGCGCTCAATTCAAAAGTCGAGCAGCAGTTGTCGCAACCACTCATTACCAACAACTAACAGGGTTCTTACTTATCACTGCTCGCGAATTATTAATTATTACTTATCGCATATATTACCTAACAACTGATTATGAGTATTAATAATGGAAATAGCAACGGCAACGGCAACGGCAACGGCAACGGCAATGGCAATGTTCGTTTACCTAAGTTAGCGCTCGCGAATATCCAACAATTAGAACAGAATACCAATAAGGAATCGACTATTGAACCGAAACCACCATCTACAGCACCGCGCTATATTCCTAAATTTGACCAACCCGTAATTCTTACTCAACCAAGGAAGTGGTCAAGAGCAATATTGTGGAGTTTGATGGCAGTCACTGCGGGTGCTATCATTTGGGCAAACGTAGCCAAGATTGAAGAAGCGGTTTCAGCCACAGGTAAGTTGGAGCCAACAGGTACTGTGAAAGAAGTACAAGCCCCTGTAGGTGGAGTGGTAAAACAAATCCATATAGAGGACGGACAGCACGTAAAGAGTGGAGAACGTCTCCTGAGTCTTGACCCTACAACAGCTTTAGCACAGCTTGCTTCTTTACAGAAAATACGTGTTTCTTTAGTTCAAGAAAACCAATTCTATCAATCCCAATTGCGCGGTGCTTCTTCTGGTGTTATCCCTTTAAAAATTCCAAACGAAATGATTGACCTGACCAAAAGTCGAGCAGCGTTAATTGCTGACAACCAAGTGTATCGCGCTCAATTGGATGGTTTGAGAGATCCCAATAGGTTAACAATAGAACAAAAAGAACGCCTGCAATCAAACCGATCCGAATTGAATGCTCGTGTTGCTGCAGCAAAGTTAGAAATTGTCCAATTGCAGCACCAAAGACAACAAGCTGAAATTAAACAAGCTTCCACTATTGATACCTTGGCAATGAACAAAGGCATTTTGAATAGTGTCACTCCATTGATGCAAGATGGAGCGATTTCCAAAATTCAATACTTTAAACAGCAACAAGAAGTGAGAAACGGTCAGTCCGAAATCGACCAACTCGTTCAGGAACGAGCGCGTTTAAATTCAGCTATTTTTCAAGCACAAGCCAAGCTACAAAACACAATCGCTCTCTCTCGTCAAGATTGGCTACAGCAGATTGCAGATAACAACAAACGCATTGCAGAAATTGACTCTCAGTTAACTAAAGCCATAGTTGAGAATCACAAAAAGATAGCAGAAATTGATTCTCAACTGAGTCAAACTCAGATGAATTTGAAATATCAAGAAATCAAATCCCCGGTAGCTGGTACAATTTTTGAGATCAAGGCGCACACTCCAGGATTTGTTGTCACTTCTAGCGAACCAATTCTTAAGGTTGTTCCTGATGATGCACTTATCGCCAAGGTATATATCACCAACAAAGATATTGGTTTTGTCTTTGAGGGAATGACAGTGGATGTGCGAATTGACTCGTTCCCCTTTAGTGAATTTGGCGATATCAAAGGTCAACTCATTTCGATTGGCTCTGATGCTTTGCCACCAGACCAAATTTATCCGTACTACAGATTTCCCGCTAAAGTCCGATTGTCACAACAGTCGCTTTTAGCGAACGGACGCAAAATACAACTGCAATCGGGGATGTCGGTCAGTACCAATATTAAGATTAGGGAGCGCACGGTCATGAGCATTTTTACTGATATGTTTAGCTCCAGTGTGGAGAGCCTCAAGACCGTGCGGTAGGTAAAAGCTCTGGCTAATTGCTAATAAGAGAGAGCAAGCTTAGTTTTCATTTCTTCTTTTTTTAAGTGGCGAGGTTTCCCCGTATTTTGGTCTATTATTGCGTTTGACCATTTGATGCCATTTTCATCGCATTGCTTCCTCAGGCTAGCAACTGTCACTTTTGGTTGTTTTGTACGCTTTAGCGATGTTTTCTGTGAGACAGCAAATGTCTTCTTGGCAGTTGTAATGATTTCGTCAGGTTGCAGTAATGGTTGAACATTTGTTTGTGATTCGGAATTGGCTGGATGATATAACATTTCAATGTCAGCTTTTTCTATTAATGGTGTGGCTGAAACATCTGCAACTATCTTAGGGCTTAGGTTGACAATCTTTTCACCGATTTTTGAAAACTCAACAGATGCTCCCAGTACAAATTGCCAAATTAAGAATGTAGAGAATGTGTAGATTACTACTGTTAAAAGTGCGGTCAAAATTGCTTGTAAGTTCATTGTCTTTTTCTTTGGATTGATAATACTGGATGAATGATGTAGCGAGGTTCCAGCTTTTTTCTACCCTATTTGAGCGTAGCTCTTATTTATAATAATGCTTATTGACAATCTACAATTAAAATCACCTCAGCCATAACAGGAACGACTTATCTGATATTTGCGTCGTCTGTGCAAGTAGAATTCCCTTGATATATATGTTGTTACACAAAAATCTCTACAATCGTGAAGTTAGTTATAAGCGCGTCTTCTCTTGGCTCAAGCCATTTTAGCGTAGCAAGCGTGGTGTTGTTTTGAAGTTAATACCATTGAAGGAATCGCTTAATGAGGCGGGGAAGAAATACAAGCAAGCCCTCTTGGAGTTGGTAATTGAGCAGGAATAGGTAGGAAAGTAGTAGTATAGCGATCGCATTCCTAGATCTAGAGCAAAATGAGTCTTGAAGAATGTCTTCCCGAATTGATTGCGAAAAATGTTGCTTTGCTTGCAGAAGCTTTTGATGAGATGAATTCGCATTGGAGAAACTGTGGATTGGGGAGCGTTCCATTCGTCAATAATTAATAATATTATCTTCCATATCTAGTTAAGATCGATTGTTTAAAAAAACATTTATATTTATCTCGAAAAATATAAAGCAAAATCAATAGGTTTTATATTTATTGTTTAAGTTGATAGCAATGCGCGTGTGTCATATTCGTTTATTTTCTGTTTAGAAAAGGTGATAAAGTATAGTGCTGTTGTATATAAACTCGCTAACCATTCTATATATGACCAATGGAGCTACAAAGACGCCATAAATTATATTCATCAAAAGTTCGTATAAGAGATATCCAACCTGAACTGGTTTTGAGGCTATGAGAAAAAAAAATCCCGTTCTGAAGTCCATCTTATGTTCTTTTCTTGCTAGCCCTCCCCACGGTATGACGGCTACCAAATACCCAACAATATAGGGATTGTAGTCCCATTTGTTGTAGAGAATCAATCCAGCCCCTACTGTAAATAGGAATAGGGAGTAAAGACCTCTGTTCACTAATGTCCAGATGATAACTAAGCTTCTTTTGAGCAAATGGTTTCTGAGATTAATCTTTTCTTGTGGGCTTAGAGAATTCAAGTTAATGTTCATTTTTTTCTGATTTTTGTTTGTGGATGTAGAGTTTGTATTATTAGTTAACCTGTACCTGTAATAGGCGATTGTCAGCAGTCCTAATCAAGAATACAAACTTAGTTTTTGGATTTGTTTGATGTTGAATTCTCAATGGTTATATCTTTAATGGCTGTTAGCACCTGTGTGCTGTTTACCTTGATTTAACCTGTGTTTAAATTCTGTTGGCGTCTTCAATTGTGCTAACAATGTTTTCTCCAGCAGCAGCTTGTGTATAGTTTTCAGCTTTCTGCTGGGAAATGATATTGAACACATTAGCTATGCTGGCTATATTTTTGCCAATGTTTACATACGTGGTTTTCTTTTCTACTTCGTTTCAGTCTATTTTACTCTCATATGCTAAAATAATTTTTGAAGATTCAATATAGACCTTTTTTGGTTATAGATCGCTGTCTTTACAGAAAGTTCACGCATTGTCTTTCTCTGGTCTAAGGTTTACAAGAACAGTGCAACATTAGGGAGCGTATTTGTTTCGTTGATAAAAAAAAGATGATGAATTCTGGCTTTGCTTGTTCTGATTTCTTATTTTCAACCTTTTGAGCGAGAGTTTGGTGGGGTGTTAAGTTCAATATAATTAGGATGATTGTTAATAGCTTTTGCACCATTTTATTCCTTGTATTGATAAAGCTTTATTGTGAGTGAAGCCTTGAAAAAAAAGGGTGGATTTTTAGATCCAACCAAAGTTCTATTGACAACACTCGCAGGCGTGTGGTGATGCTTGAGCATTCGATGGGATTTTCTACTATGTTTTCGCGCCTTGCTTATGAAATCAGGGCGTAGCCCAGGCTCGTTGTCCTAAAATTAATTGGAGAGTCAGGATTATTTTGTTTTCGCTTTTGTTTTTCTAGTCCTCTCGGGATTCATTTTGAACCTGACGTGCTTTCCTACTGTGACCTCAGCAAAGCCGCTGACATCTACACCTTCTTTATGAGCATCTAAAATTTTCTTTTTGTCGGCTTCATACTTAATCTTCTCAACTTTATATTCGTCAGGAAACTCTTCTAATGACGGATCTACTGTTGGAACAACTTTTGGAGGATTATCTTGAATCTCGAATGCCCTTTCTTCCCCCAGGTTGAGGTCAGGGAGCAATCCAACTTCATTTAACTTTAGAATCCCTTGTTTGATTTCTTCTAGTTGCCTCACTTTTCTAGCTATAACCTTATCGTACATTTCTGAAATTCTATCTTTCTTGCATTTCCAATCTTCGATTTCTACCTGAAGACCTTCTGCAACCCACACAATGCCATCAATTTTCCTGGGAATGGCTTCTTGAACCGAAAATAGTTGTTGGATTATTTCTTCAACAGCACCTTCAGAGTCTGAAGCTTCTTCTAGTTGAGACCACAGTTTGCTTGCTTCCAGACAAAGTTCTCTTAGTGAAAGTTTCGTAATGTCTCTTGCGAGTGCTTCTGTGTTAGGCTCAGTCGCTGTTTCAGCTACAGTTAGCGCGAGTTCGGTTTTGTCAATTGCTTGTGTCATGGTATTTTTGGGTTTTTGCATTTTAATAGGCGCTTGGAGTGACTGGGTTCACACCAAGTCACTCCAAGCTGATTTACGGAAATGGATAATCTTAGTAGCTGCTATGACCTAAGTGGAAATAGTCGTTGCGTTCTTGTGTCCAGTTTGCTTCTAGTTCCAAGTATTCCTCTTCTGTTAGAGGGACTTCCAACTTATTACCTACTGTTGTGACTTTTGTTCCTGAAAGAAGGATTGGTTGGGGCGGTGTTTGAGTGAGTCCTGTAGAAAGTGCTACCATTGCTTCATACCAAATGTGTTTTTTCCCCATTAGTCTCTAGCGCAACCAGAGTCTAAGGGGTTTTCAATTCTGTATGTGCGTAGCACTTTCTGGATATCTCTGGTGAGGTGGTGGAGATGTATTTTTAATAAGTAAGGAAAGCCGTTTAAATGCTGCCAGCGTATCTGCTATAACAAAAATCACTATCAGTACAAGCATTATGGCAGATGTGGAATTGAAGTTGATGCATCTTGGCGTGACGACTTTACCCAGTTTTTAAAAGATATGGGATCTGCACCTGAAGGAACAATTATATCGCGTATTGATACAGAAGGTGACTTTGCTCCTGGTAATTGTTTGTGGGTACAAAGAAAAGAGCGTTATCGTCAAATACATCTTTTAAAAAAGAAAGAATTACTTCTGACTCAAACTTTCCCCGAACCAATAGCGACAACTCGTGAGGTTAATCTTCCACCAAATATTATTCATGCAGTTATTAAAACTCATGCAGCTGGTGAAGCAAATATCAATAAACTTGCCACACAGTATAAAATTAGTACTCAAGATGCAATAAATATTATCCTGAATCATGGGGAAATTAATTCAGATCTCAAAATTTTCAAGCGATGTCTTTCAAGTTAGACACGGCAATTTTGGCGTGTTTAATAATGATTAAAGAGAAAGCCCCACCCAATTCTGGTGAGGCGATTCCGTAATGGAACTGAAACTGTTCCATGCTTGTAAGTTTGGCTTAACCACCCCAAAAAGCTTGTACTGCAATATTTCCAATCTCGAAATATACATACGCTAGGGTGCGCTCGCAACGTTGTGGTAGCAATCTTGTCTATAGATGCTGCCAAATTAAATGAAACTGTTATTAGAAGTTATTTAATTAAAAATCCTAAGTCATGCCCAATCTTGATAATATGTTTTTCCTTCTCATTAGCAAAATTATCAAATGAATTATTCCAACTCATGTCATCCATCATAAGTATCCCACCTTCGCGCAAAAATTTGTACGATTCATTGCATTCAAACCACTGACATTCGTAGGAGTGCTCACTATCATGGATGAAAAAATCAATTTCTCCCAGTCTCGCCAATAATTCTGGTAACTTTTCCTGGCTTTTTCCTAATGTTAAATCCCACCTTATCTTTAAATGCTCAGGAATAGCCCATCCAGGTTCCTGGTCTTTAGGAATCACAGCACCGCGCTTACCTTCCCAAAAAGTTCCATCGTCATAATCCACTCCGGCAACTTCAGGGAAGTCTAAAGAGTAAAGTTGCCCCTTTTGATTTTTCGCTAGTGCTAGCAATATAAAAGCTGTTGAAAACCCATTACAAACTCCTGTTTCAACAGCAGTCTCTGGCTTGAGTTTTCTAAGGATAGAATAAAGATAGATCCCTTCTTCAAAGCCAATATCTGCTAATTCGTAATCAGAACCCGCTAATGGACGTGCTAAGGAACTAGGTCGCGATCCAGGTCTTGTAAATAGAATGTTGGGCAATGCATTTGAATGGGGTACCCAAGCCGCTAATGCTGGGATTCCAACATCAAACACACCTCAAATTGGCGCGATCGCTCAATGGGACAAAAGCTCAATGTACCCCTTGGGTCATGTAGCTGTAGTAGAAAAGATAAATTCAGACGGAACCATCCTGATTTCTGAATCGAGTTACTCACCGAACATTGGCAGCAAGTGGGACTTTTTGTACAGAACCAGAACAATCTCTGCTAATGAACCTAGCAGGTTTATTCTCCCCTAACCGGGATAATTGATACGGCAGTGGCTCTGGGAAAATTTTCCCAGATCTTTAGGTGCATCGGCTTGCAATTATAATCACCTCGGCTCACAAAGGAGGGGTAGAGTTGACAAATTCGCCAACAGTGTCAAAGCGGCTATCCTCCGGTTCTAAATTTTTATTCCTCTCCAAACGAGGTCTGCACATCTCGCTAGATGCGGTCAGAAAGTTTTTAAAACGGACTGCTGTTACCACTGATATCTAGATTAAGGTATTAACCCTAAGCCAGTCTAGCGACAGACTGGCTTAGCTCTTTTATCGCGCTTGTTGAAGAAAAATTGGCGCTCCTTTGAACGTGAGGCTAACAGGTATTATTGAGAACCTCTATTTTGGATTACGCTTGCTTCTTTATTAGTGGGGCTAGAGCTTGAATGAGTAAAGCGCATGAACGAATTAAGATAGCTATAGCCAAAATGGTTTCTGTTTCAGTACCCCAAGACCACAATGGTATATTTCGTTCTACGTGAGTCGGTACAAGGATGGTTGGTTCGCCCGTTTGGATTGCCTGTTCGAGTTGAGATTGCATGATATTTCTCCCGTAAAAAATTTTGCTTTGGTATAAGGAGAAGCTTGTTAGCGCCAACTTTGCTTTCCATACTTTTAGAATGCCTAACCCAAACGGGCGAAAAATCCGCAGTTTCGGCTCATCCTTGCCACTGCTATCAAAAATGAGCCAAGATTGAACCTCAAAATTACTCCTGTAAAGTATATGTAGGAGAAGCGTCTCATTTTCATAAATCGGCTGGTACAGAATTCCGAAAAGCTAAAACTTGGATTAGTAGTTATTTAGGAATGTCTACACAAGCGAGAAGCACCCTATGGCGGTTACTCTCAAAGCATCGAAACAAGGTTTAGAAATTGTTGATAAAGCAAGACGAAAGAAAGGATGGAACGCAACAGCTCCTGCTTGGTATGATGCTGCCAATACTTCAGTTGCAACCCTAAAGCGGTTTAGGCGAAGGATACCAATTGATAGAGATGTATTTGTTGCTATTTGTAAAGCTGTCGGGATAAATAACTGGGAAGTCATTGTCGATGATACTCCAATGCTCCAAGCAGATTCTCGACCAGACTTTTTTTCCTATGATGATGCTTGGGTAGGTCGAGAGCAGCTAGTTAACGAACTAAGTACAAAGCTTCGTGGTTCGTGTCGTCTTTTGCTAATCCTGGGACTGACGGGCATTGGTAAAACTGCCTTGGCAGAAAAATTGGCAGTAGAAATGCAAGACTGGTTCGGGGAGAACTGGAAGAATAGGTTCAAGCGAGCTAATTTTGACTACCAGGAAAAAAGCACAGAATTTGCCAGTGTCGCTAAGCAATGGCTAGAGGAATGGGGAGAGCGAATTTTACCAGAGGAACATAAGCCAGAACTATTGTTGCAAAGGTTGGTGGCATACCTGCGGCAACATCAGGTGTTAGTGCTAATTGATTCTCTAGAAAGACTGCTGACAGAAAATAAGGAAGAAGGCTGGGGTGATTTTGCTGATGAGTGGTGGGAAAAGTTCTTTCTCAGCTTATTGTCAGTAGAATCGTGTCAAAGCCGATTAATCATCACGTCCCAGGATCGCCCAGTCAAGTTGGTAAACGACCGTTGGAGAAATTTCTGGCATCAAGTAGTTTTATATGGATTAACTGAATCCGAGCAGGCGGCATTGTTTAAGACAACGGGATTAGATGTCAGCGATGATTCACTAAATCAACCTCTGCTGATACGAATTGGTAGAGCCTATAAAGGTCATCCTCTAGTTTTGCGGGTAATTATCGGGGAAATTTGGAGTGAGCCTTTTAATGGGGATGTGCAGGCATATTGGAATGATGAACGTGAAAATACACGTCAAAAGATAGAAGATGTGGAAAAAGCTTTAGCAGAAGCAGAGCAAGGAAAAACTTTGGGAGATAAAGATGAATGGGAGCTACATAAACTTACCCGTCAAGTTCGAGAAAAAGTTAATAAACAACGTTTGCAAATAGCATTTCAAAGATTGGCAAGAGATGTCAAGGACGCTTATATCTTACTGTGCGCTGCTTCAGTTTATCGCGCTCCTGAAAAGGAAGAGTTTTGGCTGAAGCATTTAGTTTACTGGCTAAAACGTTTAGAAAAACAAGATTGTGCTAAAAACAGACAAGATAGAGCTTTAGAGGAACTGGGTAACCGTTTCTTGGTTGAAGAATCATTGAATCATAATAAGAAGCGTGTTCTTGGGCAGCACAATTTAATTCGTAGTTTGGCAATAGAACACCGTAATCTATTGCTAAAAAGTTTAAAAACTGATACTTAGTCGTATGGCTAATAATTTTAAAGAAGCAGGAATTTTACTTTTTGCTAGTTGGAATATCAATTTAGAAGAAGTTCCAATTGAGCAACTTGACCATTACATAGCAGTAGAAAACTTCCTCACAGAAAAAGATGAGCCACTGCAAGATGCTCCCCCAATTAAACAAGTGCGTGGCTACCTAGAAGCGTTTCATCACCTCTGCGAGGTAGAAGATTGGGAAAGAGGCAGTAAAGTCCTTTTTACTCGTCTTGATACTCCAAGCAAGGAAGAATTACACTGTCAACTACAAACTTGGGGCTATGATAGCGAACTGATTGGTTTGTACAATAAAATGTTGGGCAAATTAAGTCTCAATCAGGAAGTCGTTTTTTCAATAAGTCTAGGTAGGT from Scytonema hofmannii PCC 7110 carries:
- a CDS encoding AAA family ATPase, translating into MAVTLKASKQGLEIVDKARRKKGWNATAPAWYDAANTSVATLKRFRRRIPIDRDVFVAICKAVGINNWEVIVDDTPMLQADSRPDFFSYDDAWVGREQLVNELSTKLRGSCRLLLILGLTGIGKTALAEKLAVEMQDWFGENWKNRFKRANFDYQEKSTEFASVAKQWLEEWGERILPEEHKPELLLQRLVAYLRQHQVLVLIDSLERLLTENKEEGWGDFADEWWEKFFLSLLSVESCQSRLIITSQDRPVKLVNDRWRNFWHQVVLYGLTESEQAALFKTTGLDVSDDSLNQPLLIRIGRAYKGHPLVLRVIIGEIWSEPFNGDVQAYWNDERENTRQKIEDVEKALAEAEQGKTLGDKDEWELHKLTRQVREKVNKQRLQIAFQRLARDVKDAYILLCAASVYRAPEKEEFWLKHLVYWLKRLEKQDCAKNRQDRALEELGNRFLVEESLNHNKKRVLGQHNLIRSLAIEHRNLLLKSLKTDT
- a CDS encoding siphovirus Gp157 family protein, with the protein product MTQAIDKTELALTVAETATEPNTEALARDITKLSLRELCLEASKLWSQLEEASDSEGAVEEIIQQLFSVQEAIPRKIDGIVWVAEGLQVEIEDWKCKKDRISEMYDKVIARKVRQLEEIKQGILKLNEVGLLPDLNLGEERAFEIQDNPPKVVPTVDPSLEEFPDEYKVEKIKYEADKKKILDAHKEGVDVSGFAEVTVGKHVRFKMNPERTRKTKAKTK
- a CDS encoding HlyD family efflux transporter periplasmic adaptor subunit; this translates as MSINNGNSNGNGNGNGNGNGNVRLPKLALANIQQLEQNTNKESTIEPKPPSTAPRYIPKFDQPVILTQPRKWSRAILWSLMAVTAGAIIWANVAKIEEAVSATGKLEPTGTVKEVQAPVGGVVKQIHIEDGQHVKSGERLLSLDPTTALAQLASLQKIRVSLVQENQFYQSQLRGASSGVIPLKIPNEMIDLTKSRAALIADNQVYRAQLDGLRDPNRLTIEQKERLQSNRSELNARVAAAKLEIVQLQHQRQQAEIKQASTIDTLAMNKGILNSVTPLMQDGAISKIQYFKQQQEVRNGQSEIDQLVQERARLNSAIFQAQAKLQNTIALSRQDWLQQIADNNKRIAEIDSQLTKAIVENHKKIAEIDSQLSQTQMNLKYQEIKSPVAGTIFEIKAHTPGFVVTSSEPILKVVPDDALIAKVYITNKDIGFVFEGMTVDVRIDSFPFSEFGDIKGQLISIGSDALPPDQIYPYYRFPAKVRLSQQSLLANGRKIQLQSGMSVSTNIKIRERTVMSIFTDMFSSSVESLKTVR
- a CDS encoding class I SAM-dependent methyltransferase; translation: MPNILFTRPGSRPSSLARPLAGSDYELADIGFEEGIYLYSILRKLKPETAVETGVCNGFSTAFILLALAKNQKGQLYSLDFPEVAGVDYDDGTFWEGKRGAVIPKDQEPGWAIPEHLKIRWDLTLGKSQEKLPELLARLGEIDFFIHDSEHSYECQWFECNESYKFLREGGILMMDDMSWNNSFDNFANEKEKHIIKIGHDLGFLIK
- a CDS encoding CHAP domain-containing protein, translated to MLGNAFEWGTQAANAGIPTSNTPQIGAIAQWDKSSMYPLGHVAVVEKINSDGTILISESSYSPNIGSKWDFLYRTRTISANEPSRFILP